The sequence AGTGGGACGGCATCATCCGGCGCGGCGCGAAGCTGATCTACGCGTACGCCGAGGCGACCGTCCCGAAGGTCACCGTGATCACCCGCAAGGCCTACGGCGGCGCGTACGACGTGATGGGCTCCAAGCACCTCGGCGCGGACCTGAACTTCGCCTGGCCGACCGCGCAGATCGCGGTGATGGGCGCGCAGGGCGCGGTGAACATCCTCTACCGCTCGGATCTGGCGAACGCCGAGGACCCGGCCGCAGTCCGGGCCGAGAAGATCGCCGAGTACGAGGACACCCTGGCCAACCCGTACATCGCCGCCGAGCGCGGGTACGTCGACAGCGTGATCCCGCCGCACGAGACCCGTACCCAGATCGTCCGGGCGCTGCGGGTGCTGCGCACCAAGCGGGAGACCCTGCCGCCGAAGAAGCACGGCAACATCCCGCTGTAGCGGGCGTTACCGGAGATCCCCGCGTCCCTCGTGATCGCGGGGATCTTCCGGTTCAGCAGCGCGGGTTGGCGGCGACGCAGAGCCGACCGGCGGCGGTGCGACCGAGCTTCTCCAGGTCGGCCCGGCTCAGGCCGGGGCCGGGCCGGATGCCGTCGGCCTGGAGGGTGTCCGGCCCGGTGGTGATCACGGTGACCAGATCGCCGACCCGTACCACCATGGTGGCCTCGACCGGCGGGAGCTCGGCCAGGGTACGGCCGTCGGCGACGCTGACCGGCGCCAGCGACACGTGGCGCAGCAGCACGGACTCGTCGCCGGCGAAACCGGTGACCGACCGCTCCCAGCGGTGCTGGGTCACGGTCGGCACCGTCCCGCCCCCCAGCTGCCCCGACCCGCTGATCTCCCACCTCGCGCAGGCGTCGAGCAGCAGCGCGACGGTGCCGAAGAGCAGCCGGCCCTGCGCCGGGTCGATGCGGTAGACGTCCTGGGTGAGCACCGGCGGCGCGGCCCCGTCGACCGCCGGCCGCAGCAGGGTCTGCGACCGCGAATAGCGAGACGTCGCTGCCGCCGCCGACGGCACACCCCGCTCGCGGCCGCACGCCTCCAGCACCGGATCGACCCGCACCGCCTCACCCAGGCCGGCCTCGCTGATCTGGACGTCGGTCTTCAACCGCACGTCCCGCGCCGAGAGCATCGCCTCCCACGGGATCTCGGCGGACCCGGCGGTCGCCGTCGACGCGGGGACCGCAGCCACCGGCGACGCGGGAGGCCCCGGCGTCCCCGACCGGGCCGCCGCCAGGTACCCGGAGCCGGAGAGCACCGCGAGTACGGCGGTCGCCGCCAGCGCCGCCGTACGCCGGCTGCGTCGCCGGGCCCGGGCGCGGATCTCCTCCGGCTCGGCCCAGCGGACCCCACCGAGGTCCCGGTGCAGCCGGTCGACGAAGTGCAGGTCCTCACGCATCAGGCCTCCTCGAGGTCAGCGACGGCGAGCAGCCCGGCCAGCGCGGCGCGCCCCCTGGAGAGCCGGGCCTTCACCGTGCCGACGGGGGCCTCGGTCTGCCGGGCCACCTCGGCCACGGGCATGCCGAGCAGGTAGTACAGGGCGAGCGCGGTGCGCTGCTCCTCGGGGAGCCGGCGCAGCGCGGCGACCACCTCGACCGTGTCGACGCCGGGGCCGGGCACGCTCTCCTCGACGCCGTGCCGCAGATACGCCCGGGCGCGGCTGCGCAGGCTGCGCCAGCGGCTGACCGCGATGCGGGAGGCCACCACCCGCACCCACGCCTCCGGGTCGTCGTACCCGCTCACCGTCGACCAGCGCTGCCAGGCCCGGATGTACGCCTCCTGGACGGCATCCTGCGCCTCGGTCACGTTGCCGGTCAGCACGTAGACGAAGCCGAGCAGCCGTTGCCGGCTGCCCCGGTAGAACTCGTCGAACCCGTCGACGTCGGGCACGTGCTCACCTCCCGTGGCGTTCAGAGGAGACACGCGCGGCGGCACCACGCCGGTTGCCGGATCAGCCGATCATCTTCGCCAGCTCGGCGGGCGGGAAGCCGCCGGCCGGGATCCGCTCCCGGGCCGCCCGGCGCACCGCGTACGCGACGGCGGCGTTCGCCGGGGTCGGCACCCCGTGCAGCCGACCGAGCAGGACGATCTCGCCGTTGAGGTGGTCGACCTCGGTGGAGCCGACACCCCGGGCCAGGCTCTGCCAGGTGGAGCTGCCGGAGCGCTCCTGCCCGTCGACCGGCCGGTGCCCGACCCGGTCGCCCCGCTCGGCAGCCTCCTCCTCGGTGCTGGTGTGCGCGATCCCGGCCGCGGCGAGCACCGCCTGCCCCTCCGCGCGGACCCGGTCGCGCAGGTCGGCGGGGACGTCCCCGCCGAGCAGCGCCTGCAGCCCGTTGCCGAGGTTTGCCAGCAGCTTGCCGTACTTCCACCGCATCACGTCGTCGCGCACCGGGGCGACGAAGCCGGCACCGGTGAGGTCGGCGGCCACCGCGTGGTCCAGCGCGTCCGAGCCGGCCGGGTAGCGCCCGAGGTGCAGCATGCCCGGGTGCGGGTACCCGTTGGCGACGACCACGCCCGGCTCCAGGTGGGTGGCGGGCAGCCAGACGCAGACCGCGTGCACCCGGGCGAAGAGCCGCAGCGCCGCCGGCTCGTTGGCCACCCCGTTCTGGGCGGTGAACAGCGGCAGCCGCTCCCCCGCCGTGCCGCCACCGACGACCGGCGCGTCCGCCCAGGCGGCCAGCGCGGCCGGGGTGTCCTGCGACTTGACCGTGAGCACCAGAACGGTGTCGGCGGGCAGCGGCCGCTCCCCGGGAGCGTCGGTGGCCGGCCCGCGCCAGGTCGCCGTGCCCTCCGGGGTGCGCAGGGTCAGCCCGCGCCGGCGGATCGCGTCCAGGTGCGCGCCGCGGGCCACCAGCGTCACGTCGTGGCCGGCCTCCCCCAGCCGTACGCCGATGGTGCCGCCGACCGCGCCCGCCCGATGATCACGTACCGCATGCGGCCATTCTGCTCCCCCGACCGGTCAGATCGTCAGGCCGGCGTCGGTGAGGATCGGGCCGGCGAGCAGCGCCGCGCCAACGGCCAGGGCGAGCAGGTTCACCACTGCGAACACGGTCACCCAGAACAGCGCGGGGAACGGGGTCAGCCGGGCCAACTGGTCGGCGTCGGACTGCGGCATCCGTCCCCGGCTGCGCAACCGTTGCAGCTCCACCACCGGCCGTACCCCGCCGAGGAGCAGGAACCAGACGCCGGTCCAGGCGAAGGCGGCCTGCACCTGCGGTGCGGCGTACCAGGAGACGGCGAGCACCACCCCGCCGGTGACCAGCAGCGACAGCACGCCGAAGACGTTGCGGATGAGCACCAACATGCCCAGCAGCAGCGCCACCGCGAGCCAGAGCAGCAGGGTGATCCGGTTGCCGCCGAGCAGCCAGGCCCCGGCGAGGCCGACCAGCGACGGGGCGACGTACCCGGCCAGCAGCGTGAGGATCATGCCGGGGCCGGTGGGGCGGCCGGCGGAGAGGGTCAGGCCGGAGGTGTCCGAATGCAGCCGGATGCCGTGCAACCGGCGCCCGGTCAGCAAGGCGGCGAGGGCGTGGCCGCCCTCGTGCGCAATGGTCACCGCGTTGCGGGCGACCCGCCAGGGCAGCCGGGTGGCGACCACCACCAGCGCGACGACGGCGGTGACCAGAACGAGCAGCGGGGGCGGGTCGGGCTGCGCGCCGAGGAGCTTGTCCCAGAGGTCGCCCAGCCCGTTGATCGACACCATGGGCGGGGAGCCTACCGGCCCGGGCTGGTCTCGTTCTGCGGGTGCGGCCTCGTATCGTGTGGGACTGATCGGGTGGCGAGCGGAGCGGGAGGTGAACGGCGGTGAGCGCGGCTCCCCTGGAACACCACGTCGGCCTCTGGACCGAGGCCGACTACCTCGCCCTGGGCGAGACGCCTGACCGGATCGAACTGCTCGACGGGAGTCTGCTCGTGAGCCCCTGTCCCGAGCAAGCGGCACCAGCGGGTGGCGCGTCGACTGGCGAACAGCATCGAGGTCGCGGCAGAGCCTCGAGGACTCTCGGTTTACGGTGCGATCAATGTTCGGCTGGGTGTGGACCGGATCGTCATTCCGGATCTCGTCGTAACCGACGCCTACGACGAGGGAACTTTTCCCGACGCCGGCCAGGTGTCTCTCGTCGGTGAGATCGTGTCCCCGGGCAACGCCGCCGCCGACCGGGTGCTCAAGATGCAGCTCTACGCGATCGCTCGCATCCCGTGGTACCTGCTGGTCGAGCAGGACGGCGATAGCCACGCGCTGCGGCTGTACCGGCTCGACGGCGCCCACTACGTCGAGGACCGGGTGGCCAAGGCCGGCGAGACGCTGAGCATCACCGAGCCGTTCCGCTGGCAGATCGATCCGGCGTCGCTTCGCTGACCGACACTGATCAGGTGCCAGACCACATACGGACGTCGATGAAAATTTCCTTGCACCCTCTTGCGATCTAGGGCAACTACCTCCAAGGATTGGCGTCAATCGATCGGCGTCTTCGGAGGCATCCATGACCCGTACCAGATTCTCGCTGCGCCGGCTCCTCGCCGCCGGCCTCACCGTCGTCGCCACCGCGGCGGCGGCCCTCGTCGCCACCGCCGGACCGGCGGCCGCGGCCACCACCCCCGGCATCGACGTCTCCCGCTACCAGGGCACCATCAACTGGACCAGCGTCCGTAACGCCGGCATCCAGTTCGCCTTCATCAAGGCCACCGAGGGTACGAGCTACAAGGACCCGAACTTCAACAGCAACTACACCAACTCCTACTACGCCGGCGTGATCCGCGGGGCGTACCACTTCGCCCGGCCGAACATCTCCGCCGGCTCGACCCAGGCCGGCTACCTGGCCTCCAACGGCGGCGCCTGGTCGGCGGACAGCCGGACCCTCCCGGCGGCGCTGGACCTCGAGGCCAACCCGTACAGCGGCGGCTACTGCTACGGCCTGACCACGACCGGCATGCGGAACTGGGTCCAGGACTTCCTCAACACCTACCGGTCCCGCACCGGCCGGTACGCCGTCATCTACACGACGACGAGCTGGTGGAACCAGTGCACCGGCAGCTGGACCGCGCCGTGGGCGAACCACCCGCTCTGGATCGCCCGCTGGTCGAGCACCGTCGGCACCCTGCCGGCCGGCGCCCCGTTCTGGAGCTTCTGGCAGTACACCAGCACCGGCTCCGTCTCCGGGATCAGCGGCAACGTCGACCGCAACTACTGGAACGGCGACCGGACCCGGCTGATCGCGCTGGCCAACAACACCTGATCCGCGGCCCACACGGGTCGGCCGCAGCGGGACCGGTGATCACCACGGAGGTGGACAAACCGGTCCGGCTGCCGCCGTCGTCCGTTCGCCTTCAGGCCCTCCGGCCATCGACACGGGCACGGCCTCCTCGCCGGCCAGTGCGGACCGCCGGGACAGGCGCCAGGCGGCGACTGCGGCGGCGGTGACCGTCACGACGGCGAGCAGCGCGACCAGCGCCGGCATACCGGCACTGACCAGGAGCAGAACGATGTCGCCAAGGGCG comes from Micromonospora purpureochromogenes and encodes:
- a CDS encoding SigE family RNA polymerase sigma factor, translated to MPDVDGFDEFYRGSRQRLLGFVYVLTGNVTEAQDAVQEAYIRAWQRWSTVSGYDDPEAWVRVVASRIAVSRWRSLRSRARAYLRHGVEESVPGPGVDTVEVVAALRRLPEEQRTALALYYLLGMPVAEVARQTEAPVGTVKARLSRGRAALAGLLAVADLEEA
- a CDS encoding M50 family metallopeptidase → MVSINGLGDLWDKLLGAQPDPPPLLVLVTAVVALVVVATRLPWRVARNAVTIAHEGGHALAALLTGRRLHGIRLHSDTSGLTLSAGRPTGPGMILTLLAGYVAPSLVGLAGAWLLGGNRITLLLWLAVALLLGMLVLIRNVFGVLSLLVTGGVVLAVSWYAAPQVQAAFAWTGVWFLLLGGVRPVVELQRLRSRGRMPQSDADQLARLTPFPALFWVTVFAVVNLLALAVGAALLAGPILTDAGLTI
- a CDS encoding GH25 family lysozyme; translated protein: MTRTRFSLRRLLAAGLTVVATAAAALVATAGPAAAATTPGIDVSRYQGTINWTSVRNAGIQFAFIKATEGTSYKDPNFNSNYTNSYYAGVIRGAYHFARPNISAGSTQAGYLASNGGAWSADSRTLPAALDLEANPYSGGYCYGLTTTGMRNWVQDFLNTYRSRTGRYAVIYTTTSWWNQCTGSWTAPWANHPLWIARWSSTVGTLPAGAPFWSFWQYTSTGSVSGISGNVDRNYWNGDRTRLIALANNT
- a CDS encoding ketopantoate reductase family protein encodes the protein MTLVARGAHLDAIRRRGLTLRTPEGTATWRGPATDAPGERPLPADTVLVLTVKSQDTPAALAAWADAPVVGGGTAGERLPLFTAQNGVANEPAALRLFARVHAVCVWLPATHLEPGVVVANGYPHPGMLHLGRYPAGSDALDHAVAADLTGAGFVAPVRDDVMRWKYGKLLANLGNGLQALLGGDVPADLRDRVRAEGQAVLAAAGIAHTSTEEEAAERGDRVGHRPVDGQERSGSSTWQSLARGVGSTEVDHLNGEIVLLGRLHGVPTPANAAVAYAVRRAARERIPAGGFPPAELAKMIG